Proteins from a genomic interval of uncultured Desulfuromusa sp.:
- a CDS encoding glycosyltransferase family 4 protein — MKILHLLSQIPEATGSGIYLQSALKHASKQGFHNYLLAGVPKNFSQQQKFETLACREYSAVHFEHDLPFPVVGMSDVMPYPSIRFCDLSPGDLSLYAIQFKKKLIAAVKRWKPDMIHSHHLWLWTSLTRQLFPDIPLVASCHGSDLRQFQSCFHLQEDVLSGCRHIDAVCALTWKQKLEIQTLYGIEAQKIHVIGAGFDHERFYFSTQKVDPKPVQILYAGKLSRAKGVPWLLKALRRLPADQYIFHLVGDSEGPEKQEILQLVSELGSNVQVHGKMDQDRLSDLMRQTDLFVLPSFYEGLPLVLLEALACGSRIVATALPGIVELFSGAKSSWIQLVEQPQMASIDVPQASEDEKFIDTLARALRTQIENIQTQHRTSGLPDEIQSLLNNYTWEAVFREIELIYGHLGVK, encoded by the coding sequence ATGAAAATTCTGCATCTTCTCAGCCAGATTCCCGAAGCAACAGGGAGTGGTATCTATCTGCAATCCGCATTGAAACATGCTTCAAAGCAGGGTTTTCACAACTATCTTTTAGCAGGGGTCCCTAAAAACTTTTCGCAGCAGCAGAAATTCGAAACCCTGGCATGTCGTGAATACAGTGCTGTTCATTTTGAGCATGACCTCCCTTTCCCTGTGGTCGGGATGAGTGACGTTATGCCCTATCCCAGCATTCGTTTCTGCGATCTTTCTCCCGGAGACCTGTCTCTTTATGCGATCCAGTTCAAGAAGAAATTAATTGCAGCAGTTAAGCGCTGGAAGCCGGATATGATTCATTCACATCACCTCTGGCTCTGGACTTCACTGACCCGACAACTCTTTCCGGACATTCCATTAGTCGCCAGTTGTCACGGGTCTGATCTGCGCCAGTTTCAGAGCTGTTTTCATCTGCAAGAGGACGTATTAAGCGGCTGTCGGCATATTGATGCGGTCTGTGCTTTAACCTGGAAACAAAAACTGGAGATTCAAACCCTGTACGGCATTGAAGCGCAGAAAATTCACGTTATTGGTGCAGGCTTTGATCATGAGCGTTTTTATTTTTCAACTCAGAAAGTTGATCCAAAGCCCGTACAAATCCTTTACGCAGGAAAACTCAGTCGCGCTAAAGGGGTTCCATGGCTGCTGAAAGCGTTACGACGACTGCCTGCTGATCAGTACATTTTTCATCTGGTCGGTGATAGTGAAGGTCCGGAAAAACAGGAAATTTTACAATTGGTGAGTGAACTTGGCAGCAATGTTCAGGTCCATGGCAAGATGGATCAAGATCGCTTGTCCGACCTGATGCGGCAGACCGATCTATTTGTCCTGCCATCGTTTTATGAAGGCTTACCCCTTGTTCTTCTGGAAGCCCTGGCTTGTGGTTCCCGGATCGTCGCCACTGCACTTCCCGGCATTGTCGAGCTTTTTTCCGGAGCAAAGTCCAGCTGGATTCAACTGGTAGAGCAACCGCAAATGGCCTCAATCGACGTGCCGCAAGCTTCTGAAGATGAAAAATTTATTGATACTTTAGCCAGGGCTCTGCGAACCCAGATTGAGAACATCCAAACACAACACCGGACCAGCGGTCTTCCTGATGAGATTCAAAGTTTACTGAACAATTATACGTGGGAGGCTGTGTTCCGGGAAATTGAACTTATCTATGGTCACTTAGGCGTCAAATGA
- a CDS encoding protein phosphatase 2C domain-containing protein, with the protein MDKKIKNIEQVLDQGSGQINEDKLVCANNLFGVFDGASSLVPDLFDGKTGAWWASHLVSSTFSQNDASLFNLGKRANRVLEHTMTEMGVESSDKLQCWSTSVAAFQVQDDSISWIQSGDSQVLAIYADGDFQLLTPYHNHDKETLQLLKQLYRDEDPDPKSSLRPQIENIRRQMNQNYGVLNGEPVALDFLQLGSTALKGISHLLVFTDGLFPPGEDPEYQPDFRWVTDHFLQGGLLQVKEKIRALEDSDPDCQRYPRFKKHDDIAAIAVSFDA; encoded by the coding sequence ATGGATAAGAAAATTAAAAATATCGAACAGGTCCTGGATCAAGGTTCTGGACAGATAAACGAAGATAAGCTTGTTTGTGCTAATAATCTATTTGGTGTCTTTGATGGTGCATCCAGTCTGGTCCCGGATCTTTTTGATGGCAAAACCGGTGCTTGGTGGGCTTCTCATCTGGTGAGTTCGACTTTTTCACAAAATGATGCGTCGCTTTTTAATCTGGGTAAGCGTGCCAATCGTGTGTTGGAACATACAATGACTGAGATGGGAGTTGAAAGTAGTGACAAGCTGCAGTGCTGGAGTACGAGCGTTGCCGCTTTTCAGGTCCAGGACGACTCTATCTCATGGATTCAGAGCGGTGACAGTCAGGTCCTGGCGATCTATGCTGATGGTGATTTCCAGCTTTTGACCCCTTATCATAATCACGATAAGGAAACGTTGCAGCTCTTGAAGCAATTGTATCGCGACGAAGATCCTGATCCGAAAAGCAGCCTCAGGCCGCAGATTGAAAATATCCGTCGGCAGATGAATCAGAATTATGGTGTGCTCAATGGGGAACCGGTGGCTCTTGATTTTTTACAACTGGGGTCAACTGCTCTCAAGGGTATTTCTCATCTTCTGGTTTTTACCGATGGTTTGTTTCCCCCCGGTGAAGATCCGGAATATCAACCCGATTTCCGTTGGGTCACAGATCATTTTCTCCAGGGAGGGCTATTGCAGGTCAAAGAGAAAATTCGTGCTCTGGAGGACAGTGACCCTGACTGTCAACGTTATCCCCGGTTTAAAAAACATGATGACATTGCCGCAATAGCAGTTTCATTTGACGCCTAA
- a CDS encoding double-cubane-cluster-containing anaerobic reductase translates to MSEQFQVKSDLELWAELDMDVERFKNVPPVLTQVYKDIFLSQNNRPEAMAYFDDMISNIYTGRIQEMVDAKKAGHPVIGTFCVYVPEEVIHAAGGVCVGLCGGSQATIPDAEKTLPRNICPMVKSAFGFKVSGMCPFFQALDFVYGETTCDAKKKTWELLDEYVPTHVMEIPQMKRERDKKLWVEEIKDFKLAVEKMVDRNITEAELKAAIDTLNAKRASLQRLNSLRHHNPSPISGRDMLLIQQIAFYDIPERFTDKVNQLCDELEVRIQNNNPVAPKETTRVMISGTPMALPNWKLHNIIENSGAIIVNEESCIGTRYYKDTIATDGQSMDEMLEKLTERYMKIDCSVFTPNDDRIDQVIKEYRDSGAQGIVDYCLQFCHTYNIEAVKLREACEKQGIPFMSIESDYSPEDIGQLQTRIEAFIEQIQG, encoded by the coding sequence ATGTCTGAACAATTCCAAGTTAAATCTGATCTTGAGCTCTGGGCCGAACTTGATATGGATGTTGAACGTTTCAAAAACGTTCCTCCGGTTCTGACGCAAGTGTACAAAGATATCTTTCTAAGCCAGAATAATCGCCCGGAAGCCATGGCTTATTTTGATGACATGATCAGCAATATCTATACAGGGCGTATTCAGGAAATGGTTGATGCAAAAAAAGCCGGCCACCCAGTCATCGGGACCTTCTGTGTCTATGTTCCAGAAGAAGTCATCCATGCTGCTGGTGGCGTTTGCGTTGGTTTGTGTGGTGGTTCTCAAGCCACAATTCCGGATGCGGAAAAAACGCTACCCCGCAATATCTGTCCGATGGTTAAATCTGCTTTCGGCTTCAAGGTCAGCGGGATGTGCCCCTTCTTTCAGGCCCTCGATTTTGTATACGGAGAAACAACCTGCGATGCCAAGAAAAAAACCTGGGAGCTTCTTGATGAATACGTTCCGACCCACGTGATGGAAATTCCGCAGATGAAGCGGGAAAGGGATAAAAAGCTCTGGGTAGAAGAGATCAAAGATTTCAAGCTGGCGGTCGAAAAAATGGTCGATAGAAACATCACTGAAGCCGAATTGAAAGCCGCCATTGACACCCTGAACGCAAAGCGGGCATCACTGCAACGCCTCAATAGTCTGCGTCACCACAATCCTTCACCCATCAGTGGCCGTGATATGCTTCTGATCCAGCAGATTGCTTTTTATGATATTCCGGAACGTTTTACGGATAAAGTCAATCAACTCTGTGACGAGCTTGAAGTCCGCATTCAGAATAACAACCCCGTCGCTCCGAAAGAAACGACACGAGTTATGATCTCCGGCACCCCGATGGCTCTTCCAAACTGGAAACTCCATAACATTATAGAAAATTCAGGAGCCATTATTGTCAATGAAGAAAGCTGTATCGGGACACGCTATTATAAAGACACCATTGCAACCGACGGACAATCCATGGATGAGATGTTGGAAAAACTCACTGAACGCTACATGAAAATTGACTGTTCCGTCTTCACCCCCAACGACGACCGGATTGATCAGGTCATCAAGGAATACCGGGACTCGGGTGCCCAGGGAATTGTCGATTACTGTCTGCAATTCTGCCATACTTATAACATTGAAGCGGTCAAACTTCGTGAAGCCTGTGAAAAACAAGGCATTCCGTTCATGTCTATCGAATCTGATTATTCACCGGAAGACATTGGCCAGCTACAAACCAGAATTGAAGCATTCATTGAACAGATTCAAGGGTAA
- a CDS encoding acyl-CoA dehydratase activase, which produces MNIGIDLGSRAIKMAVLQNGELVNSKVVESSFEPHKQASEMVSPYSTIPVVATGYGRHLAQKHFAQQVITEIKAHALGARYFFPNCRAILDVGGQDSKVIALDKEGRVAQFQMNDKCAAGTGRFLEIMATSLGYSMQEFAAAAQLSTQNIPINSMCAVFAESEVVSLRNRGHAAEDIARAIHLAIAERLTSMLERLGIQGDIVFSGGVARNSCLPAILEEKLGRKIYIPEQPEIVGALGAALHLHRQNPAIAV; this is translated from the coding sequence ATGAATATCGGCATAGACCTTGGCTCACGGGCCATTAAAATGGCGGTTCTGCAGAATGGGGAGCTGGTCAACAGCAAAGTTGTTGAGAGCTCTTTTGAACCGCACAAACAAGCATCGGAAATGGTGTCTCCTTACAGCACTATTCCAGTGGTGGCCACCGGATATGGCCGTCATCTGGCACAAAAACATTTTGCTCAGCAGGTGATCACCGAAATCAAGGCACATGCCCTTGGCGCGCGCTATTTTTTCCCGAATTGTCGTGCCATTCTCGATGTTGGCGGGCAGGATTCAAAAGTGATTGCACTGGATAAAGAAGGTCGGGTGGCACAATTCCAGATGAATGATAAATGTGCTGCGGGAACAGGACGCTTTCTGGAAATCATGGCAACGTCCCTCGGCTATTCAATGCAGGAATTTGCAGCAGCAGCCCAACTATCAACGCAAAACATTCCCATAAACAGTATGTGCGCGGTATTTGCTGAATCAGAAGTGGTTTCTTTACGCAATCGCGGCCATGCCGCAGAAGATATAGCCCGGGCCATTCATCTCGCCATCGCCGAACGGCTGACCAGCATGCTGGAGCGGCTTGGGATTCAGGGGGATATTGTTTTTTCAGGAGGCGTTGCGCGGAATTCTTGTCTGCCGGCGATCCTGGAAGAAAAACTTGGGAGAAAAATCTATATCCCCGAGCAGCCCGAAATTGTCGGAGCTCTTGGAGCGGCGTTGCATCTGCACAGACAAAATCCGGCGATTGCTGTTTGA
- a CDS encoding class I SAM-dependent methyltransferase — protein MTEIAKSYNDQAQAYDDFIRKLVPDYEVFHELLTKHLGQVASVFDVGCGTGNTSLRLLENNPDIKLTCLDTSAQMLESAKSKLGDQHVFTESPIENYEPSDNFDAVVSVMVMHNIQTISDRLKTYQKIAGALSSGGTYLAVDIFQGETDQLQKVYMAQWRDFMLKNLPENEVDRKWIKLHKEKDKPLKLLEQIRLLQEAGFSTVDVVHKRLQFAMLIAQK, from the coding sequence ATGACAGAGATTGCTAAATCCTATAACGATCAGGCACAAGCTTATGATGACTTTATCAGAAAACTGGTTCCAGACTATGAAGTCTTTCACGAGTTATTGACAAAACATCTCGGGCAAGTAGCATCTGTTTTTGATGTCGGGTGTGGAACCGGTAATACGTCACTACGCTTGCTGGAAAACAATCCAGATATAAAGCTGACCTGTCTGGATACGTCAGCTCAAATGCTTGAGAGCGCAAAAAGTAAACTTGGCGATCAGCATGTTTTTACAGAATCACCCATTGAAAACTATGAACCATCTGACAATTTTGATGCTGTTGTTTCTGTGATGGTTATGCATAACATCCAGACAATATCAGATCGGTTGAAGACCTATCAAAAAATTGCGGGGGCTCTGTCAAGTGGGGGAACCTACCTGGCCGTTGATATTTTTCAAGGGGAAACCGACCAACTGCAAAAAGTCTACATGGCTCAATGGCGAGACTTTATGTTGAAAAATCTGCCTGAAAATGAAGTAGACAGAAAGTGGATCAAGCTTCACAAAGAGAAAGACAAGCCATTAAAGCTATTGGAGCAAATACGTCTCCTTCAAGAGGCTGGATTCTCTACCGTTGACGTTGTCCACAAGCGATTACAGTTTGCGATGCTAATTGCACAAAAATAA
- a CDS encoding recombinase family protein, protein MANGQRIGYARVSTAGQDLSLQRDRLSDCDKIFEEKASGARGTGRPALEEALNYVRDGDVFVVSKLDRLARSVLELMQITQVLQEKKCDLQALDQELDTSTPTGRLIFHVLAVIGEFERELITERAREGRERAMAAGVKFGRKPKLSKRKERELLEMLETVVISKEELARQFNVSRATVYRLAAKLDKDFEEQLQQA, encoded by the coding sequence ATGGCAAATGGACAACGGATTGGTTATGCACGGGTCAGCACGGCAGGCCAAGACTTAAGCCTCCAAAGAGACAGGCTGTCAGACTGCGACAAAATCTTTGAGGAGAAGGCATCGGGAGCCAGGGGAACTGGAAGACCTGCGCTTGAGGAGGCCTTGAACTACGTCAGAGACGGAGATGTTTTTGTTGTCAGCAAACTGGATCGGTTAGCTCGTTCCGTTCTTGAACTGATGCAGATTACTCAGGTTCTCCAAGAGAAAAAATGCGATCTGCAGGCACTTGATCAAGAACTTGATACTTCAACGCCAACCGGTCGCTTGATCTTTCATGTTCTCGCTGTAATCGGCGAGTTTGAGCGTGAACTGATTACCGAACGGGCCAGAGAAGGCCGTGAACGAGCAATGGCAGCAGGAGTTAAATTCGGTCGCAAACCTAAGCTGTCAAAACGGAAAGAAAGAGAACTGTTAGAAATGCTGGAAACGGTCGTTATCAGCAAAGAAGAATTAGCTCGCCAATTCAATGTTTCAAGGGCAACGGTGTACAGGTTAGCTGCAAAGTTAGATAAAGATTTTGAAGAGCAACTTCAGCAGGCTTAA
- a CDS encoding PAS domain-containing protein, which yields MKDMVMPLSSEKIRPFLSTLPAVLYEYLQHQDGSGEIIYMSPNSKEILGYPPEYFIEDKECRWEFIHPEDLSKFRLEDTKTVNDPYFSISIRIIVPSKEIRWVRFRSKPEIKKYNGDVVWAGCIVDITDLKEAREEIKLLQGIIPICSYCNQIRDEEGSWSRLENYIESHSEAQFSHGICDKCMSDKFGMNNQRKKKEF from the coding sequence ATGAAGGATATGGTAATGCCTCTTTCCAGTGAAAAAATAAGGCCCTTTTTAAGTACTTTGCCTGCGGTGCTGTATGAATATCTTCAGCATCAAGATGGATCAGGTGAGATTATTTACATGAGCCCAAATTCAAAAGAAATTTTAGGCTACCCCCCTGAGTATTTTATAGAGGATAAAGAATGTAGATGGGAATTTATACATCCTGAGGATCTTTCAAAGTTTAGACTTGAAGATACTAAAACTGTAAATGATCCTTATTTTTCAATTTCAATAAGGATAATCGTACCCTCAAAAGAAATAAGGTGGGTTCGTTTTCGTTCAAAGCCAGAAATAAAAAAATATAACGGAGATGTTGTTTGGGCCGGATGTATTGTCGATATTACGGACTTAAAAGAAGCCCGCGAAGAAATTAAGCTGCTTCAGGGAATAATACCAATCTGTTCATATTGCAATCAAATTCGCGATGAAGAAGGTTCTTGGTCAAGACTTGAAAACTACATCGAGTCCCACTCAGAAGCACAATTTAGCCATGGAATCTGCGATAAATGCATGTCGGACAAGTTTGGAATGAATAACCAGAGAAAAAAGAAAGAATTTTAA